The Echeneis naucrates chromosome 8, fEcheNa1.1, whole genome shotgun sequence genome has a window encoding:
- the kat7b gene encoding histone acetyltransferase KAT7 isoform X5 codes for MPRRKRTAGSSSDGTEDSDFSADLEHTEVSDIARVRRSSTRLTRASLRLSQSSQDLKQGADRDETPPRTPTGNAPSSESDIEVSSPSNDLDERLAKELSLKEAAAHDLSHRPKRRRFHESYNFNMKCPTPGCNSLGHLTGRHERHFSISGCPLYHNLSADECKAPTDRQLRYKEKVTELRRKRNSGLNKEQKEKYMEHRQSHGTSREPLLENITSDYDLELFRKAQARASDDLEKLRLAGQVSEGSNMIKTIVFGRYELDTWYHSPYPEEYARLGRLYMCEFCLKYMKSQTILRRHMAKCVWKHPPGDEIYRKGNISVFEVDGKKNKIYCQNLCLLAKLFLDHKTLYYDVEPFLFYVMTEADNTGCHLVGYFSKEKNSFLNYNVSCILTMPQYMRQGYGKMLIDFSYLLSKVEEKVGSPERPLSDLGLISYRSYWKEVLLRYLNNFQGKEISIKEISQETAVNPVDIVSTLQSLQMLKYWKGKHLVLKRQDLIDDWKAKETKRGNGKTIDPTALKWTPPKGT; via the exons AGGACCGCAGGCAGCAGCTCGGACGGCACTGAGGATTCGGATTTTTCCGCCGACCTCGAACACACCGAAGTTTCCGACATCGCGCGAGTCAGGCGCAGCAGCACGCGCTTGACTCGTGCGTcactgcgcctcagtcagagctccCAAG ACCTAAAACAAGGGGCGGACCGGGATGAGACCCCTCCTCGCACCCCAACAGGCAATGCCCCATCCTCAGAGTCAGACATCGAGGTTTCCAGCCCAAGCAACGATCTT GACGAGCGATTAGCTAAAGAGCTGTCACTCAAAGAGGCTGCTGCCCACGACCTCTCTCACCGGCCCAAACGACGGCGCTTCCATGAGAGCTACAACTTCAATATGAAGTGTCCCACACCTGGCTGCAACTCACTGG GTCACCTAACCGGGAGGCATGAGAGGCATTTCTCCATATCAGGATGTCCTCTTTACCACAACCTCTCTGCTGATGAATGCAAG GCCCCAACAGACCGTCAGCTGCGCTACAAGGAGAAGGTGACAGAGCTGCGGAGGAAGAGGAATTCTGGCCTCAACAAGGAGCAGAAGGAAAAGTACATG GAGCATCGTCAAAGCCATGGGACGAGCCGGGAGCCGCTGCTGGAGAACATCACCAGCGACTACGACCTTGAGCTGTTCAGGAAAGCGCAGGCACGTGCCTCGGACGACCTT GAGAAGCTCCGTCTGGCCGGTCAGGTGTCGGAGGGCAGTAACATGATAAAGACCATTGTGTTTGGTCGTTATGAGCTGGACACCTGGTACCACTCTCCATATCCAGAAGAATATGCCCGCCTGGGGAGGCTCTATATGTGCGAGTTCTGCCTTAAGTACATGAAGAGCCAGACTATTCTGCGCAGGCACATG GCTAAGTGTGTGTGGAAGCATCCGCCAGGTGATGAAATCTACAGGAAGGGGAATATCTCTGTCTTTGAGGTGGATGGGAAGAAGAACAAG ATTTACTGTCAGAACTTGTGTTTGCTGGCTAAACTCTTTCTGGACCACAAGACACTGTATTACGATGTCGAACCGTTCCTTTTCTACGTCATGACTGAAGCTGACAACACAGGGTGCCACCTAGTGGGATACTTCTCTAAG gagAAGAATTCGTTCCTGAATTACAATGTGTCCTGCATCCTCACTATGCCACAGTATATGAGGCAAGGGTATGGCAAGATGCTCATAGACTTCA GTTACCTGTTGTCCAAGGTGGAAGAGAAGGTGGGTTCTCCTGAGCGTCCTCTGTCTGACCTGGGCCTCATCAGCTACCGGAGTTACTGGAAGGAGGTGCTGCTGCGCTACCTGAACAATTTCCAGGGCAAGGAGATCTCTATCAAAG AGATCAGTCAGGAGACTGCAGTGAATCCAGTGGATATTGTTAGCACGCTGCAGTCCCTCCAGATGCTCAAATACTGGAAGGGAAAACACCTGGTTTTAAAGAGACAG GACCTTATTGATGACTGGAAGGCCAAGGAGACAAAACGTGGCAATGGCAAGACCATTGATCCCACAGCCTTAAAATGGACACCACCTAAAGGGACGTAG